Proteins from a genomic interval of Kitasatospora herbaricolor:
- a CDS encoding MFS transporter → MSSQPPPGGRTADSRRWWALAVIAIAQLMIVLDITIVNIALPSAQTDLGISDADRQWVITAYTLAFGGLLLLGGRLGDLFGRKRVFVIGLLGFAAASALGGGAQGPTMLFAARALQGAFGALLAPSALGLLSTTFSDPKERSTAFGIFGAIAGGGAAIGLISGGLLTEYLNWRWCLFVNTPIAIVTAIAAFYLLVPDHIAKGRRVKLDLPGAFLGCGGLLAIVYGTSEAVNRGWGDWLVLGSLCLGVLMLLVFVLVEKRNPHALLPLHIVAERNRGGGALSVGLAMIGMFGVFLFLTYYLQIIKGYSPVMTGVAFLPMTGAIVLSSTGIAARLMTRVPSRNLIATGLLLAAGGLAVLTQITVTSAYVATVLPGELLLGFGMGMVFMPSMSLATLNVAPRETGAAAATINSAQQVGGSFGTALLNTIAASVTATYLASRVATDPLVQAQGAVHGYAVATTVAMVILLAAALIAFLMINHRPAPGEATGGAPAGPGAEADAGAAAGRQPQPDPHVARAANPEAARSRADAPAADSPAAGSRRPDTLNPDPLRSES, encoded by the coding sequence GTGTCTTCGCAACCTCCCCCCGGCGGTCGTACGGCGGACTCCCGCCGCTGGTGGGCGCTGGCCGTGATAGCCATCGCCCAGCTGATGATCGTCCTCGACATCACCATCGTGAACATCGCGCTCCCGTCGGCCCAGACCGACCTGGGCATCAGCGACGCGGACCGCCAGTGGGTCATCACGGCCTACACCCTGGCCTTCGGCGGGCTCCTGCTGCTCGGCGGCCGGCTCGGCGACCTCTTCGGCCGAAAACGGGTCTTCGTGATCGGCCTGCTGGGCTTCGCGGCGGCCTCCGCGCTCGGCGGCGGCGCCCAGGGTCCGACCATGCTCTTCGCGGCCCGCGCCCTCCAGGGCGCCTTCGGCGCACTGCTCGCGCCGTCCGCGCTGGGCCTGCTCTCGACCACCTTCTCCGATCCCAAGGAACGCAGTACGGCCTTCGGCATCTTCGGTGCCATCGCCGGCGGCGGCGCCGCGATCGGCCTGATCTCCGGCGGCCTGCTGACCGAGTACCTGAACTGGCGCTGGTGCCTGTTCGTCAACACCCCGATCGCCATCGTCACCGCGATCGCCGCCTTCTACCTCCTCGTCCCCGACCACATCGCCAAGGGCCGCCGGGTGAAGCTGGACCTGCCGGGCGCCTTCCTGGGCTGCGGCGGCCTGCTCGCCATCGTGTACGGCACCTCCGAGGCCGTGAACCGCGGCTGGGGCGACTGGCTGGTGCTCGGCTCGCTGTGCCTGGGCGTCCTGATGCTGCTGGTCTTCGTCCTGGTGGAGAAGCGCAACCCGCACGCACTGCTGCCGCTGCACATCGTGGCCGAGCGAAACCGTGGCGGCGGGGCCCTGTCGGTGGGCCTGGCCATGATCGGCATGTTCGGCGTGTTCCTGTTCCTCACCTACTACCTCCAGATCATCAAGGGGTACTCGCCGGTGATGACCGGCGTCGCGTTCCTGCCGATGACCGGAGCGATCGTGCTCAGCTCGACCGGCATCGCCGCGCGGCTGATGACCAGGGTGCCGTCGCGCAACCTGATCGCCACCGGCCTGCTGCTGGCCGCCGGCGGTCTGGCCGTGCTGACCCAGATCACCGTCACCAGTGCCTACGTGGCCACCGTGCTGCCGGGCGAGCTGCTGCTCGGCTTCGGCATGGGCATGGTGTTCATGCCCTCGATGAGCCTCGCGACCCTGAACGTCGCACCCCGCGAGACGGGTGCGGCGGCGGCCACCATCAACTCGGCCCAGCAGGTGGGCGGCTCCTTCGGTACGGCGCTGCTGAACACCATCGCGGCGAGCGTCACCGCGACCTACCTCGCCTCCCGGGTCGCCACCGACCCGCTGGTCCAGGCCCAGGGCGCGGTGCACGGCTACGCCGTGGCCACCACGGTCGCGATGGTCATCCTGCTGGCGGCCGCCCTGATCGCGTTCCTGATGATCAACCACCGGCCGGCGCCGGGCGAGGCCACCGGCGGCGCACCCGCCGGGCCGGGGGCCGAGGCGGACGCCGGGGCGGCGGCCGGCCGGCAGCCGCAGCCGGACCCGCACGTCGCCCGGGCGGCGAACCCGGAGGCGGCCCGGTCGCGCGCGGACGCGCCGGCGGCCGACTCCCCGGCGGCGGGCTCCCGACGGCCCGACACCCTGAACCCCGACCCGCTCAGATCGGAATCCTGA
- a CDS encoding carbohydrate kinase family protein translates to MPEFDLLVVGGTGVDTIVRVDRLEVPDGDSVYAPPIRDYVAHTGNGVALGAHQLGLRTAFVDFLGDDPQAELILAEYARRGLPFSHLHTPYGTPRAVNLVDAAGRRFSFYDGRHPADLRLPSDFYLPHLQQARHVHLSITGPNRDMYEDIRRLGLTSSTDLHDWDGHNPHHHHYAVNSDLVFLSVAGCRGRHEEVMRRILAEGRALLVVATDGADGCHLLTRDEPAAVRHFPALPPAAPVVDTNGAGDAFVTGFLHAWFAGRPAEEAVVSGAIAGAYACTSAGTHTDFITAPDLAESLAGALKGR, encoded by the coding sequence GTGCCTGAGTTCGACCTGCTCGTCGTCGGCGGAACCGGCGTGGACACCATCGTCAGGGTCGACCGGCTGGAGGTCCCGGACGGCGATTCGGTGTACGCCCCGCCGATCCGCGACTACGTCGCCCACACCGGCAACGGCGTGGCCCTCGGTGCCCACCAGCTCGGGCTGCGCACCGCCTTCGTCGACTTCCTGGGCGACGACCCGCAGGCCGAGCTGATCCTGGCCGAGTACGCCCGCCGCGGCCTGCCGTTCAGCCACCTCCACACCCCGTACGGGACGCCGCGCGCGGTCAACCTGGTGGACGCCGCGGGCCGGCGCTTCTCCTTCTACGACGGCCGCCACCCCGCCGACCTGCGCCTGCCGAGCGACTTCTACCTGCCGCACCTCCAGCAGGCCCGGCACGTGCACCTCTCCATCACCGGCCCCAACCGCGACATGTACGAGGACATCCGCCGGCTGGGCCTCACCAGCTCCACCGACCTGCACGACTGGGACGGCCACAACCCCCACCACCACCACTACGCGGTCAACTCCGACCTGGTCTTCCTGTCCGTCGCGGGCTGCCGGGGACGCCACGAGGAGGTCATGCGGCGGATCCTCGCCGAGGGCCGGGCGCTGCTGGTCGTCGCCACCGACGGCGCCGACGGCTGCCACCTGCTGACGCGGGACGAGCCCGCCGCGGTCCGGCACTTCCCCGCGCTCCCGCCGGCCGCGCCGGTGGTCGACACCAACGGCGCCGGGGACGCCTTCGTGACCGGTTTCCTGCACGCCTGGTTCGCCGGCCGGCCCGCCGAGGAGGCGGTGGTGAGCGGTGCCATCGCCGGCGCGTACGCCTGCACGAGCGCCGGGACCCACACCGACTTCATCACCGCGCCGGACCTCGCGGAGAGCCTCGCCGGCGCCCTGAAGGGCCGCTGA
- a CDS encoding trypsin-like serine peptidase: MGQHRAGQHARRTPRRRILRPALATACAALAVAAVLAGTHALTSRATADAPAAAPVDTALTASAEPSTAAAPATPDPPAPRATAPAGTPTTEAAPLPTPTATVKRGTTSEAPADAESAKVGALFNGPVAAGRHFCTASVVHSATRNLLLTAAHCLSSSGDVTFAPGYRDGSAPYGSWKVTAVHTTTGWDQRRDEDEDFAILEVAADQGRQIEDVVGAHPLGTGESFTAQVRLFGYPNAGESPLTCVNATSKEDAYQRAIDCPAYTGGTSGGPWISTATGAVIGLIGGYQEGGDTPDTSYSALFDHTITALYATAVAAAG; this comes from the coding sequence ATGGGACAGCACCGGGCCGGGCAGCACGCCCGCCGAACGCCGCGGCGGCGCATCCTGCGACCGGCCCTGGCCACCGCCTGCGCCGCGCTGGCCGTCGCCGCCGTCCTGGCCGGCACCCACGCCCTGACCTCGCGCGCCACCGCCGACGCCCCGGCCGCCGCGCCGGTCGACACCGCGCTCACCGCCTCCGCCGAGCCCTCCACGGCGGCCGCGCCCGCCACCCCGGACCCGCCCGCTCCCCGGGCCACCGCTCCGGCCGGCACTCCCACCACGGAGGCCGCCCCGCTCCCCACGCCGACCGCGACCGTCAAGCGGGGCACCACCTCCGAGGCGCCGGCCGACGCCGAATCCGCGAAGGTCGGCGCCCTGTTCAACGGCCCCGTCGCGGCCGGCCGGCACTTCTGCACCGCCAGCGTCGTCCACAGCGCCACCAGGAACCTGCTGCTCACCGCCGCCCACTGCCTCAGCAGTTCCGGCGACGTGACCTTCGCCCCCGGCTACCGCGACGGCTCGGCGCCTTACGGGAGCTGGAAGGTGACCGCCGTCCACACCACCACCGGCTGGGACCAGCGCCGCGACGAGGACGAGGACTTCGCGATCCTGGAGGTCGCCGCCGACCAGGGCCGGCAGATCGAGGACGTGGTCGGCGCCCACCCGCTCGGCACCGGCGAGAGCTTCACCGCCCAGGTCCGCCTCTTCGGCTACCCCAACGCCGGCGAGAGCCCGCTCACCTGCGTCAACGCCACCAGCAAGGAGGACGCCTACCAGCGCGCCATCGACTGCCCCGCCTACACCGGCGGGACCAGCGGCGGCCCCTGGATCAGCACCGCCACCGGCGCCGTCATCGGGCTGATCGGCGGCTACCAGGAGGGCGGCGACACCCCGGACACCTCGTACAGCGCCCTCTTCGACCACACCATCACGGCCCTCTACGCCACGGCGGTCGCGGCAGCGGGCTGA
- a CDS encoding PPOX class F420-dependent oxidoreductase, protein MTSLFNDAVRKLLDAPHSAVLATLNPDGASQTSVVRVGREGDEVVVSTAAGRRKEKNVRRDPRVSLTVHDRENPDLYAEVRGTATVTEDAGRRLAVTLAEQYEGPGAGQEYLDLPAEQVRLVIRITPTRVLGSATA, encoded by the coding sequence ATGACATCCCTGTTCAACGACGCCGTCCGCAAGCTCCTCGACGCACCGCACTCGGCCGTGCTCGCCACCCTCAACCCGGACGGCGCCTCGCAGACCTCGGTCGTCCGGGTCGGACGGGAGGGGGACGAGGTGGTCGTCTCCACGGCCGCCGGGCGCCGCAAGGAGAAGAACGTCCGCCGCGACCCGCGGGTCAGCCTCACCGTCCACGACCGGGAGAACCCGGACCTCTACGCCGAGGTGCGCGGGACGGCGACCGTCACCGAGGACGCCGGGCGCCGGCTCGCCGTGACCCTGGCCGAGCAGTACGAGGGCCCGGGCGCCGGCCAGGAGTACCTCGACCTGCCGGCGGAGCAGGTCCGGCTGGTCATCCGGATCACGCCGACCCGCGTCCTCGGCAGTGCCACGGCCTGA
- a CDS encoding response regulator yields MSGVSGRVLVVDDSEVIRQLIRVNLELEGFEVVTAADGAECLEVVRRVDPDVVTLDVMMPRLDGLKTAARLRAAPRTSHLPIAIVSACTPADLDRGESVGVDGYLGKPFDPADLVALVHRLMALRAGGGRASGFAYGFGAGPAAPVAGAPGGGAPRIGGPAAGGPAGEPGEFRSQRTDRG; encoded by the coding sequence GTGTCTGGAGTGTCCGGGCGGGTCCTCGTGGTGGACGACAGCGAGGTGATCCGCCAGCTGATCAGAGTCAACCTGGAGCTTGAGGGCTTCGAGGTGGTGACTGCCGCCGACGGCGCCGAGTGCCTGGAGGTGGTCCGCCGGGTGGACCCGGACGTGGTGACTCTCGACGTGATGATGCCGCGGCTGGACGGGCTGAAGACGGCGGCGCGGCTCCGCGCGGCGCCGCGCACCAGTCATCTGCCGATCGCCATAGTGAGCGCGTGCACCCCGGCGGATCTGGACCGGGGCGAGTCGGTGGGGGTGGACGGCTATCTGGGCAAGCCCTTCGACCCGGCGGACCTGGTGGCCCTGGTGCACCGCCTGATGGCGCTGCGCGCGGGCGGCGGTCGGGCGTCCGGCTTCGCCTACGGCTTCGGTGCCGGGCCGGCCGCCCCGGTGGCCGGTGCGCCGGGTGGCGGCGCGCCCAGGATCGGCGGCCCGGCGGCCGGCGGCCCGGCCGGGGAACCCGGGGAATTCCGCTCTCAGCGAACGGATCGGGGTTGA
- the argS gene encoding arginine--tRNA ligase, with the protein MTPAELSQAVQAAVRTAVEAGELTVTVPEHVTVERPKNRDHGDYATNVALQLAKPAGKPPRAVAELVAARLRELPGVAKVDIAGPGFLNITFDAATQGELARTIVEAGAGYGRNEALKGLRINLEFVSANPTGPIHIGGVRWAAVGDSLARVLKATGADVTTEYYLNDAGVQISKFAASLQAAANGRPAPEDGYVGEYIVDIAKALVEGIPGVLDLPVDEQLETFRVEGLKLMVAEIQRSMAEFGTHFDTWFSEKSLHDSGAVEKAIERLRAQGHVFDQDGAIWLRTTDFGDDKDRVLIKADGETTYFAADAAYYLSKRDRGSEVSVYMLGADHHGYVNRLKAIAACAGDDMDRNIEVKIGQFVKMLRDGEEVRMSKRAGNIITIDDVVDWIGVDAARYTLARSSTDSTITLDINVLTSQSNENPVYYVQYAHTRMCGVARKAKELGVDKGAAEDFKPELLATQWESDMLGALGEFPRILAKAGQTREPHHVARYLEDVAGVYHRLYDNCMFLPKGDEEMTDTHRARLWLVEAARTVVANGLTLLGVTAPERM; encoded by the coding sequence GTGACACCCGCAGAGCTTTCCCAGGCAGTCCAGGCCGCAGTGCGCACCGCCGTCGAGGCGGGCGAGCTGACCGTCACCGTGCCCGAGCACGTGACCGTCGAGCGGCCCAAGAACAGGGACCACGGCGACTACGCCACCAACGTGGCCCTCCAGCTCGCGAAGCCGGCCGGCAAGCCGCCGCGAGCCGTCGCCGAACTGGTCGCCGCACGCCTGCGAGAGCTGCCCGGGGTCGCCAAGGTCGACATCGCCGGACCGGGCTTCCTGAACATCACCTTCGACGCCGCCACCCAGGGCGAGCTGGCCCGCACCATCGTCGAGGCGGGCGCGGGCTACGGCCGCAACGAGGCGCTCAAGGGCCTGAGGATCAACCTGGAGTTCGTGTCGGCCAACCCGACCGGCCCGATCCACATCGGCGGCGTCCGCTGGGCGGCCGTCGGCGACTCGCTCGCCCGGGTGCTCAAGGCGACCGGCGCCGACGTCACCACCGAGTACTACCTCAACGACGCCGGCGTGCAGATCTCCAAGTTCGCCGCCTCCCTGCAGGCCGCCGCCAACGGCCGGCCCGCGCCCGAGGACGGCTACGTCGGCGAGTACATCGTCGACATCGCCAAGGCGCTGGTGGAGGGCATCCCCGGGGTGCTCGACCTGCCGGTCGACGAGCAACTGGAGACCTTCCGGGTCGAGGGCCTCAAGCTGATGGTCGCCGAGATCCAGCGGTCGATGGCCGAGTTCGGCACGCACTTCGACACCTGGTTCTCGGAGAAGTCGCTGCACGACTCCGGCGCGGTGGAGAAGGCGATCGAGCGGCTGCGCGCCCAGGGCCACGTCTTCGACCAGGACGGCGCGATCTGGCTGCGCACCACCGACTTCGGCGACGACAAGGACCGCGTCCTGATCAAGGCCGACGGCGAGACCACCTACTTCGCGGCCGACGCGGCGTACTACCTGAGCAAGCGGGACCGCGGCAGCGAGGTCTCGGTCTACATGCTGGGCGCGGACCACCACGGCTACGTCAACCGCCTCAAGGCCATCGCGGCCTGCGCGGGCGACGACATGGACCGCAACATCGAGGTCAAGATCGGCCAGTTCGTCAAGATGCTGCGTGACGGTGAGGAGGTCCGCATGTCCAAGCGGGCCGGCAACATCATCACCATCGACGACGTGGTCGACTGGATCGGCGTGGACGCGGCCCGCTACACCCTGGCGCGCTCCTCCACCGACTCGACGATCACGCTCGACATCAACGTGCTGACCAGCCAGTCGAACGAGAACCCGGTCTACTACGTCCAGTACGCGCACACCCGGATGTGCGGCGTGGCCCGCAAGGCCAAGGAGCTGGGCGTCGACAAGGGCGCGGCCGAGGACTTCAAACCCGAGCTGCTCGCCACCCAGTGGGAGAGCGACATGCTCGGCGCGCTCGGCGAGTTCCCGCGGATCCTGGCCAAGGCCGGCCAGACCCGCGAGCCGCACCACGTGGCGCGCTACCTGGAGGACGTGGCGGGGGTCTACCACCGCCTGTACGACAACTGCATGTTCCTGCCCAAGGGCGACGAGGAGATGACGGACACCCACCGTGCCCGGCTCTGGCTGGTGGAGGCCGCGCGGACGGTCGTCGCCAACGGCCTCACGCTGCTCGGCGTCACAGCCCCCGAGCGGATGTAA
- the lysA gene encoding diaminopimelate decarboxylase, whose product MSRSAHPAGPRHGDVLPEGHYQAPPSDLNALDPKVWSRTVARGADGVVTVGGLDVRTLAADHGTPAYLLDEDDFRARARAWRDAFGAGADVYYAGKAFLSKAVVRWLHEEGLNLDVCSQGELAVALAAGMPAERIALHGNNKSSDELEHAVKVGVGHIVVDSYQEIDRLAAIAAGQGVRQPVLIRITVGVEAHTHEFIATAHEDQKFGLSLSGGAAAEAVRQVLARPSLELRGIHSHIGSQIFDMAGFEVAARRVVGLLSEVRDEHGVELPEIDLGGGLGIAYTSEDDPREPAEIAAALAEIVRRECAAADLRAPRLSVEPGRAIVGPTAFTLYEVGTVKPLEGLRTYVSVDGGMSDNIRTALYDAEYSVALVSRASDAEPMLVRVVGKHCESGDIVVRDAFLPADLAPGDLIAVPATGAYCRSMASNYNHALKPPVVAVRDGAARVIVRRETEEDLLRLDIG is encoded by the coding sequence ATGAGCCGCTCCGCCCACCCCGCAGGCCCGCGCCACGGCGACGTGCTGCCCGAGGGCCACTACCAGGCCCCGCCGAGCGACCTGAACGCCCTCGACCCCAAGGTGTGGTCCCGGACGGTCGCGCGCGGCGCGGACGGCGTGGTGACCGTCGGCGGCCTGGACGTGCGGACGCTGGCCGCCGACCACGGCACCCCGGCTTACCTGCTGGACGAGGACGACTTCCGCGCCCGGGCCCGGGCCTGGCGGGACGCCTTCGGCGCGGGCGCCGACGTGTACTACGCCGGCAAGGCCTTCCTCTCCAAGGCCGTCGTGCGCTGGCTGCACGAGGAGGGGCTCAACCTCGACGTCTGCAGCCAGGGCGAGCTGGCGGTCGCGCTGGCCGCCGGGATGCCGGCCGAGCGGATCGCGCTGCACGGCAACAACAAGTCCTCGGACGAGCTGGAGCACGCGGTCAAGGTCGGCGTCGGCCACATCGTGGTGGACTCCTACCAGGAGATCGACCGGCTGGCCGCCATCGCCGCCGGCCAGGGCGTCCGCCAGCCGGTGCTGATCCGGATCACCGTGGGCGTCGAGGCGCACACCCACGAGTTCATCGCGACCGCGCACGAGGACCAGAAGTTCGGCCTCTCGCTGTCCGGCGGCGCGGCCGCCGAGGCGGTCCGCCAGGTGCTCGCCCGGCCGAGCCTGGAGCTGCGCGGCATCCACTCGCACATCGGCTCGCAGATCTTCGACATGGCGGGCTTCGAGGTCGCCGCCCGCCGGGTGGTCGGGCTGCTCTCCGAGGTCCGCGACGAGCACGGGGTGGAGCTGCCGGAGATCGACCTCGGCGGCGGCCTCGGCATCGCCTACACCAGCGAGGACGACCCGCGTGAGCCGGCCGAGATCGCGGCCGCGCTGGCCGAGATCGTCCGTCGCGAGTGCGCCGCCGCCGACCTGCGGGCGCCGCGGCTGAGCGTCGAGCCGGGCCGGGCGATCGTCGGCCCGACCGCCTTCACGCTGTACGAGGTGGGCACCGTCAAGCCGCTGGAGGGCCTGCGGACGTACGTCAGCGTGGACGGCGGCATGTCGGACAACATCCGCACCGCGCTGTACGACGCCGAGTACTCGGTCGCCCTGGTGTCGCGGGCCAGCGACGCCGAGCCCATGCTGGTCCGGGTGGTGGGCAAGCACTGCGAGTCCGGCGACATCGTGGTCCGGGACGCGTTCCTGCCCGCCGACCTGGCACCGGGCGACCTGATCGCGGTGCCGGCCACCGGCGCGTACTGCCGCTCGATGGCCAGCAACTACAACCACGCCCTCAAGCCCCCCGTGGTCGCCGTCCGGGACGGCGCCGCCCGGGTGATCGTCCGTCGCGAGACGGAGGAGGATCTCCTGCGTCTCGATATCGGATGA
- a CDS encoding homoserine dehydrogenase, with translation MMRTRPLKVALLGCGVVGSEVARIMTTDAADLAARIGAPVELAGIAVRRAGRARPGVPEHLLTTDAEALVGRGDIDVVIEVVGGIEPSKHLILKAFEQGASVVSANKALLARDGAELHRAAADAGVDLYYEAAVAGAIPLIRPLRESLAGDRVNRVLGIVNGTTNFILDKMDSTGAGYSEALEEATALGYAEADPTADVEGFDAAAKAAILAGIAFHTKVTAADVYREGLTEVTAADIASAKEMGCVVKLLAICERSADGESVTARVHPAMIPLSHPLASVREAYNAVFVEAEAAGRLMFYGPGAGGAPTASAVLGDLVAVCRNKVAGSTGPGDSVYTRLPAKPMDEVVTRYHVSLDVDDRAGVLAQVASTFAEHGVSIDTVRQQGRDGDASLVVVTHRATDAALSATVDKLRALDSVRGVASIMRVEGE, from the coding sequence ATGATGCGTACGCGCCCGCTGAAGGTGGCGTTGCTGGGCTGTGGTGTGGTGGGCTCCGAGGTGGCGCGCATCATGACGACGGACGCCGCCGACCTCGCCGCGCGTATCGGCGCGCCGGTCGAGCTCGCCGGCATCGCCGTGCGCCGGGCCGGCCGGGCCAGGCCGGGGGTGCCCGAGCACCTGCTCACCACCGACGCCGAGGCCCTGGTGGGCCGCGGCGACATCGACGTGGTGATCGAGGTCGTGGGCGGCATCGAGCCGTCCAAACACCTCATCCTGAAGGCGTTCGAGCAGGGCGCCTCGGTGGTCAGCGCCAACAAGGCGCTGCTCGCCCGGGACGGCGCCGAGCTGCACCGCGCGGCCGCCGACGCCGGTGTCGACCTGTACTACGAGGCCGCGGTGGCCGGGGCGATCCCGCTGATCCGCCCGCTGCGCGAGTCCCTCGCGGGGGACCGCGTCAACCGGGTGCTCGGCATCGTCAACGGCACCACCAACTTCATCCTCGACAAGATGGACTCCACCGGCGCCGGCTACTCGGAGGCGCTGGAGGAGGCCACCGCGCTCGGCTACGCCGAGGCCGACCCGACGGCCGACGTCGAGGGCTTCGACGCCGCCGCCAAGGCCGCCATCCTGGCCGGCATCGCCTTCCACACCAAGGTCACCGCGGCCGACGTCTACCGCGAGGGCCTCACCGAGGTCACCGCCGCGGACATCGCCTCCGCCAAGGAGATGGGCTGCGTGGTCAAGCTGCTCGCGATCTGCGAGCGCTCGGCCGACGGCGAGTCGGTCACCGCCCGGGTGCACCCGGCGATGATCCCGCTGTCGCACCCGCTGGCCTCCGTCCGCGAGGCCTACAACGCGGTGTTCGTGGAGGCCGAGGCGGCCGGCCGACTGATGTTCTACGGCCCGGGTGCCGGCGGCGCGCCGACCGCCTCGGCGGTGCTCGGCGACCTGGTGGCGGTCTGCCGCAACAAGGTCGCGGGCTCCACCGGCCCCGGCGACTCGGTGTACACCCGCCTGCCGGCCAAGCCGATGGACGAGGTCGTCACCCGCTACCACGTCAGCCTGGACGTGGACGACCGTGCGGGGGTGCTCGCCCAGGTGGCGTCCACCTTCGCCGAGCACGGCGTCTCCATCGACACCGTGCGCCAGCAGGGACGCGACGGCGACGCCTCGCTCGTCGTGGTCACCCACCGCGCCACCGACGCCGCGCTCTCGGCGACGGTCGACAAGCTCCGCGCGCTCGACAGCGTGCGGGGCGTGGCCAGCATCATGCGGGTTGAAGGGGAGTAG
- the thrC gene encoding threonine synthase: protein MNAVIDRAAHTHQWRGLIEEYRDRLPVSDSTPVVTLLEGGTPLVPAQVLSERTGCEVYLKVEGANPTGSFKDRGMTMAISKAKEDGAQAVICASTGNTSASAAAYAVRAGMVSAVLVPQGKIALGKMGQALVHGAKILQVDGNFDDCLTLARELSEKYPVALVNSVNPVRIEGQKTAAFEIVDMLGDAPDIHVLPVGNAGNITAYWKGYREYAADGLSSRLPRMWGFQASGSAPIVDGHPVLKPQTIATAIRIGNPASWDYAIAARDDSGGLIDKVTDRQILSAYRLLASQEGVFVEPASAASVAGLLAKAEAGLVDPGQRIVCTVTGNGLKDPDWAVAGAPQPPVVPIEAEAAARRLGLLD from the coding sequence ATGAACGCAGTGATCGACAGAGCTGCGCACACCCACCAGTGGCGCGGCCTCATCGAGGAGTACCGCGACCGGCTGCCGGTGAGCGACTCCACTCCGGTGGTCACCCTGCTGGAGGGCGGCACGCCGCTCGTCCCCGCGCAGGTGCTCTCCGAGCGCACGGGCTGTGAGGTGTACCTCAAGGTCGAGGGCGCCAACCCGACCGGGTCCTTCAAGGACCGCGGCATGACGATGGCGATCTCCAAGGCCAAGGAGGACGGCGCGCAGGCCGTCATCTGCGCCTCCACCGGCAACACCTCGGCCTCCGCCGCCGCGTACGCGGTGCGGGCCGGCATGGTGTCGGCGGTGCTGGTGCCGCAGGGCAAGATCGCGCTCGGCAAGATGGGCCAGGCGCTGGTGCACGGCGCGAAGATCCTTCAGGTGGACGGGAACTTCGACGACTGCCTCACCCTTGCGCGTGAACTGTCCGAGAAGTACCCGGTGGCGCTGGTCAACTCGGTGAACCCGGTACGGATCGAGGGCCAGAAGACCGCCGCCTTCGAGATCGTGGACATGCTGGGCGACGCCCCGGACATCCACGTCCTCCCGGTCGGCAACGCGGGCAACATCACCGCGTACTGGAAGGGCTACCGCGAGTACGCCGCCGACGGTCTGTCCTCCCGGCTGCCGCGCATGTGGGGCTTCCAGGCCTCCGGTTCGGCCCCGATCGTGGACGGTCACCCGGTGCTCAAGCCGCAGACCATCGCGACCGCGATCCGGATCGGCAACCCGGCCTCCTGGGACTACGCGATCGCCGCGCGGGACGACTCGGGCGGCCTCATCGACAAGGTGACGGACCGTCAGATCCTGTCCGCCTACCGGCTCCTGGCCTCGCAGGAGGGCGTCTTCGTGGAGCCCGCCTCGGCGGCCAGCGTGGCCGGCCTGCTGGCGAAGGCGGAGGCCGGACTGGTCGACCCGGGCCAGCGGATCGTCTGCACCGTCACCGGCAACGGCCTGAAGGACCCGGACTGGGCGGTGGCGGGCGCGCCGCAGCCCCCGGTCGTCCCGATCGAGGCGGAGGCCGCCGCCCGCCGGCTCGGCCTGCTGGACTGA